The Brassica napus cultivar Da-Ae chromosome C1, Da-Ae, whole genome shotgun sequence DNA segment TGTTCAAACGATGGTTCCATGGGGTTGGTTAGGGTGAAATGAATGAGTTGTtagtatatttttgttaaatggtgtaaggaaaataatataaaatttggtaTTCAGAATTATGCAATTTAGAGTGGAATTTTTTTCGGATAGATGACCCAAAAAGGATATGTGTTAATCTGTTTAAATTTTGTTCTGAAAGtatgttgtatatatattgttttaattgaaatttataTGAGATTTAGGGGCTAGGGAATTGGTTAGGGGTAAATATGTAATCGTgaggaaaaaaatgtttttatgtttttatgtttagttttattgaaattttaagtAGTGCGTAAATGATCTTGGGGTTAAAACATGATAACCTTCTTTATTAATAGTATATGAGATTGACTCATAAATTACTTTCCCAACAGACTGTGCAACCTATATTTGTACGAAGCCACTgatcaatgaaaagaaaataaaaattctcatatttcttaaaatttatatagattatatagttatataacTATCTATTTTATGAGTTTACTGGATTTGTGgaaaatattttgttggtttcttaaatatttaaatggttTAACATAAAATTTGAAGTGGTGTAGcttaatgtttcaatataatgaatatataattgtgggttttaaaatgtttgggaTTGAATTATGGTGGGCCTTGAGTCTAATTTTGGTCGATACTGAAAAAACCGTTAGGTTGTTTTTTTATCCACAGTTCCATGCGATTCCTTGCTTGGTTAGCGTTTTAATTTGATTATGCATGCACGTCTTGATTATGCATGGCTAGGGGTGTATCCCCACGCTTGCGCGGGGTCGGTGACGTAATTATAgctttatataaataattgatgGTATATTTGAAGGTAATGCCGTGTTTTGTTGTAGTCTTTGATTTGTCCgcatttgtatatttataggtAGGTAATGCCGTGTTTTGTTGTAGTCTTTGATTTGTCcgtatttgtatatttataggtTGGAGGGGGGGAGTACAGAAATGTGGTTCTTTTATGTGTTTCAGTTGTATATGATTTTTTGATGTGGTAGGAGAGTGGTCTATGTTGTTGTGTTTATTTGAAACTAATGTTCATTATCCCAAATTTGGTAGGTGTTGTTTTTTTCGTTAATTTGTAATAAGCTGTTACTTctgttttaaaacaaatattttgaaataaaatttaaataaaccgTAGTAAAAATTGCATGCCATAGTTTTTTTGGTCGTTAATGGATTACAAAATAGTAACTTTTTCCTCACAAATACTAAATTGTTTGGGTCGGTTAAACTTTGGGCCTGTAAGCTCAATATTATGTGAGCATGATCGTGAGCTTCTTGACACCGTAACCAACTGGTACCAGTTTTTCtgcaacaaaaaaacagaagaaaagaACCAATTAGAAAGCTGCCTACACAAATAGTTCATAGCTTACACTCAGTTTCGATTCCAGTTTCTTCATGTCATCTCATCATCGAATGACTCTACTTCCATGAGCACAAATGACTATCCACctaatcaaaattttcatattaagaAGAGAATGAGAACTCATCATTATAATCTCACCACATGTGCTCCCCATAAGACACGTGCTTGTAGTAAAACAAATAAAGAGGCTTACTCTCTTTGGGCTTCTTGGTGTCCTTCTTAGTAGCCTCCCTCTCCTCTGCAGCTTTCTTTTCCTCCTCAGTCTCGTCACCAAAATGATCCATGTCATCATCGTCATCAGCTGCAGGTGCCTGTTCACAATCAACGAAAAAACAGCTAAAACACTCGGACAAGCAAAGTTTCAATACTATAATGATTACCCTCTTCAAGTCTATTATTTCTTTCAAGCAGAAACTTTAAACATGTCATTGTGTAATTTACATCACTGATAGAATCAGGCTTTCAGGTAGAGGTACCTCAGCTTGAGCAGGAGCAGCATAGCAACCGATTGACACTCCAACAGCTTTTCCAGGGAAACTGCAACAATTCGGAAACTTGTAAGTTATCGAAAGTCAAATAACAATCCAAACCTTAATAAACTGATCTAAAGTTTTGAAAAAAGACTTAACAAGGCAATCGTACCACTTGCTAGCACTGGGGAAAGCATCACTGGGTTTTTCCACAACGGCAATGTAAACCTTCACATCATCCACAGACAATTGATCTCTACGGGATCAAAATCTCTCTTAGACCTCGATCAATTCTATGGAAAAGGTTATGAATCGTATAGCCAAAGAAGGAAAGTGAGAAATTTACTTGGAGATGTAGGTTTTTCCGGCGATACGcaaaacacaaaacacaaacacaatttttttctcaCGGAATTATGCAGattgaaacagagagattaTTGAAGCAAGAGTTAGATAATCGATTAAAGACAGTCCTAATAGATAAGTGGTGACAGATCGAGGATGTCGTTACCTTTTCGTCAAGAAAGCGAAGCATGATTCCCATAAACTCACCGTCTTTCTTGATGTTGTGGAAATCCCAGAAACGGAAGAGGTGGCCAACAATGAACTGAATAGTACGACCAAGCCGGAGAGAGTCGAAGGTTGAGTGGCGGAGGCCGGTTTGAGGATCTGGGGCAGTAGAGAGACCATTTTCGAGGAGATGTTATAAGGTATATGAATCGATGAGTTTTTAGTTGAAAAGTTTCTCCTTTGAAGAGTAAGAATATATAAGGAAGGTTCACGAAGGGGTTACGAATCAGGACCATTAATTGTGAATTGATTAAAGGCGAGGAGATGTAGAGATTTAGGAAGAGAAACTGCAATCAAAAATACAAAGAGTCACTctgtgttttgaaatttgtcTGAAGCAATGGAGGAAAgccctatttttttttctcctagGAAGACGACGCTTACGGaactaagaaaaaataatagattTCAATTGGGTCTTTTCTTTAATTTCTATGATGAAGCCCATTAGATATTAACCTATACTCgctattaaacaattttaaacatagagttttttttaatacatagaaATTTAGTGGGACCCCCATGCTGAGGTGGATAGGCTGAGGAGTGAGTAAAAACTcatctattatatatatgaatggtgaccagggaacggcgaggaataatgcattccTTAAAGTTCCTAAAAAATATCcccattcacaaggaataaatttttcttctcattccctaccattcctttttttatagagaaaataaagaacaaaagtaTTCATCGTTAGGGTCTGACTGGTGACCATCCGGGAAACAAgaggaacaaataaaaaaagaatatatggaAATAAAATAGCAGGAATGTAAATGAATGACtgttccttatcaaatttaacaaggaataattttgttctttaattctctacaaaaaggGAATGAAAGGGAATAAGAGAgaattattattccttgtgaatggtaattttttttaggaaCGTTAGGGAATGTATTATTCCTCGCCGTTCTCTGGTCACTATTCATACCCTTAAATTTGAGAAGGAACAACCATTCATTTTCATTCCtgcaattttattcttttacgTTCCTTTTCTATTCGTTCCTCTTGTTTCCAGAATGGTCGCCAGTCGAACAAATAGATTCTAAATAATAGACTCATATgatatgttacatggaaacggaagcggatacgtggaagcggaagcgtatggaagcgcagaagcgagattttttttttaaaaaggaagcgggtacgtattggaagcgtatatccatttatacatatatatatatatattaaaatataagaaaattttataaaatttgggactaaaattatatgatttaaacttataattaagtatttattcatttataataattttgaaatgatttcatattaaaactgtgaaaatacacataaattaagtttaaaagaaatcattatattaattatttttaatacttaataaataattgacacaatatatttgaatctatgctatatctttaataaaaacctcTATGCATAAAGATACTTCATAGtattagtttaaatatttatatattttaattctctatttcattactattaaaatttagattttatataaattaaaactatgaatttaaattttttcttttgatttatgACATTgtgttcttaaaaaaaagtgGAAGCGTGATTCCGAAACGGAATCGTAAACTTCCAAcgtgtttttaaagagaataattTAGAAGCCTTTTGGAAGCGAGATTTCGTAAAGCTTCCAAaaggttccgattccgattTCGGTTCCAAAACGGGAATCagacgtccgatgaagcttccgtgcaaccTAGCTCGTATCCATTTGACCATATGATGGAATGTACCGGAatattttcagatctgagttaTTTATCAACTCAAAGGCCATCTATCAGTAGACCACCATCTCATGGTTCATGAAAACGATTCTTCATATGGACTTTTGTACATTTCTGTAATTAGTCTTGGCTGTTAAAACGTTTATATAACTTAGTTTTGTTAAGTTTAAATTTCTCAGttataaacaattaaaatatttagaaatcaAGTATATATCTTTTGTTAAAAATGTTGAAATGGTGTTACCCAAAAATTACATTATATCAAAGTTGGtcgaaggaaaaaaaaagtttggtcGAATGaaattttctaataattttagaGGGTACATCAAATTCAGTGACTCCCATGGTATTAAAATATTCCTAAAATCACATCGCTGAATATTAGGTAcaagtgcaaaaaaaaagaaaaaaaagtaaatatgcatgggttcttttaaaaaaatgtttgggtTCATGGACGGATGTATAGTTAATTCATTAAAACCATAAACTTGGGCCTGGAAAGATAGGCCCAAGGGAGTCCATTACACAGATAAACATACGAACATAGAATACACAACAGAAAAGACTATCCACACAAACCAAACGTGTAGCTGACTAAAGCTATATACACAACTTTTTTACAGTGACTATTTTTTGGTTAGCACCCccttttagttttgtttattcttctttttgtgCATAAAAACCAACGAAAACGCAGAAAAAAAGACTAAACCGCGTGATCGGTTATCTCTTTGTACTGTCGCAGTGACTCCATCCTCTGCAACTTCATATCCTCATTAAACTTCTTAATAAATGCCTCAACTCGGCGATTCAACTCGTCCTGACTCAGTGAGGGATCTTTCCTCACCTGAGACTGGTAATGGTTAGTCCTGTCCCTAAACGTCTCCGATTTCCTGTAAACCGGATTCGCCTCGCCGGAATTTCCACGGCTAAATGTGTCTGATCTCCGGTATAGCTGTCTGGGCAACGTCGTTGACTTACCTTCTTTTATCATCTTCCAAGTATTCTCCAGTGTATCGTTCTGCTTTGGCTTCGTCACTCTCAACACACCTCTTCTTCCACCTTGAAAAGCacaatgtattttttattttattaaaaaacgatgtataattttctattaattatCATATTGGGCCCTCCGAAACTTCCTTTTCAAACTACCGACGGcaaatttgaattttcaaaaacaatttaaaatctACCTAACCGTTTGTTAACATAACTGTCATCATCTCCTTCCTctgttttctatttcttttaatgAACTTCATTAGTATcaaattcaaattaaatttgaaaagaaTAAGGATCATACCTTTTGTACTAGCTTTCACCGACTCCCGGTGGCCAAATCTTGAATCCTTGGGAGGGAGATTTTCCGATTCAGTCATCCGATTTGAATTTGCCGACGCCAACATGGCATCCTCATCTCCACCAGATCCAACCAAATCGAAATTTTCCACCATAATCACGCTCTTAAGCTCCGATTCATCTTCCATCATCGCCACAGCATCTATTATCTCCTCTTCCTCCGTCTCCTCCTCGTGGTCGTCATACACAACCGCCATAAAGGCCTCCGGTTCCAGTTTTGGAGACGGTGGATACGCCGCTACAAAACTGAATTGCGCATCCGGATTCAAATCCTTCACCTCCAGCATCCGCGGAGAAGCTGATTCATCGCCTTCCTGTCCATGGTGGCTTGAGTTCCGGTAATACTTCGAAGACGCAACGATTGTGATGATGATTCCGTTTGTGAGGACGTAGAGATACGGCGGTTTCAGCCACGAAAGCAAAGAGCTCCACAGGACCGGAGCTTGCGACACGGAGAAATCAACAGCCATCGGAACATAGACCTTGAGCAATACTCCGACGGAAGCGACGCCGCTCGAGATTAGCACCGCCTTGAGAGTCATCAGCCACGAAACCATTTTATCTCTCTtacttttctcttctctctctctttgagtgTTGGTGTGTGGGGGATATGTGTTACAACTTACAAGCTCAGGATTATGTTGTGATTTATATAGGGAGGGGGAGTTATGTGAAGTTGCCTCTGATTTGATATTTGCCGTTAGATCTACGCTTTGATTAAACGGACGGTTAGAAATAATGTTAAACACAGGAATTTAATTTACATTGTCATGATAGTTAAGGATGACCATAAAATTAATACTATCTCTTACGTGTTTAGATATGTGTAATAAATACTGATGTAACTCTCGGTTGAAAGTTACTCGTGGAATTTGTAAATTTATTCTAATGTTAAAATGTCGGTATGATGATTTACTGGTTACAAATTTAATACTCTTTCTGTTTTTATACGTAAgtagttttagttaaaaatgatgatattaaaaaaattgttactttttttgaaaaaataacatttaatacataaatttaatcaataataaaatTGCATGGATTATTAGATTAGTCATAACATAcgtaataaatgtaaaagttgCTTTGGATTGTGTAAATATCTTATATCGtgaaacaaatttattttcctAAAACTAATTACGAGggagtataaatatatatccacTACAAAAGAACGATCGTTTATGCATGAATGAAATAGCTGCCAAATTCAATCAAGAATTCTAGATAAAAGTTTGttgattaaatatctaaaatatatgcATCACTGACATTACAATTATTGTGTgtataatatttgtatttaaaaaaatagaaggaattttcagtttttataaTCCACACACAATCCGGAAGATGTGATTTgattataagtgttttaaaaatggtatacaattataaaatagttattcgatccatttacatatatttttcagtattttttaaataaagtaaacaatttattatttcattttattttagcaCAAAATATCAGTATATACATCCAAAAACTTGAgaggaaataaaatatttaaaattagttaaaatatattgattatatagtGGATGGAATTACAGTCGATAATTTTGCATTTATAATACATTATAGATTATTCAATGAAAcatataaaatgattaaaaaacaagaatataaaatgataagaataaaactatatgaatatatgttgtttcgtaaaacatacataatattttaatcaatataatacatattaaatttatattatttaatagcatattaaatttatattatttaatctGTATAAAGGAATAgaacccattcggatatttctaCACTTCGTGTCGGATTCGAATATTTTACTTTCGGGCTCAAATATTTTgggtcgggtttggatatttaatttttgaagaaagaataaataaattattcattgtttaagttttttgtatttaaaatatatttttaacttaagtggttttctatttttaaaagattaaactattaataggaaAATCGCATGCCATTCAAAATTTTCAACTTCCTAATCGAGCAAGAGGAGTTTCTGGACTGCATCAAGAGTAAGTGGCTGGAAACGGGGCCTCTGTATCACTCCAGAGCGGCACTGCATCTGTTCCACAAAAAGCTGAAGTCTCTTAAGTTCTCCTTTCGGGAACTGAATATAAACAAGTTTGGGAATATTCGTACCAGAACAAAAGAGGCATTTGATGAGTTATGTTCTTGCCAAGCCCTAGTATTATCGAACTCTACTACCACTTCCTTTCAAGCTGAGGCAGAAGCCGCCATGAGATGGCATCGTCTGGCTCTTATAGAAGAAAAGTTTCTACTGTAGAAATCGAGGATACAGTGGCTATTAGCAGAGGATCAGAACACTACTTTTTATCACCACGTGGTTTTGGAACGAGCTACTAGGAACTGTATTTTTATTCTTCATACTGCGGATGGGACCCCTCTTCTAAACCCATCGGACATAAAGCAGGAGACAATTAACTACTTTCAGAACTTCCTTCAAGCAGACACAAGTACAAGTACTATCAACTCATCAGAGGCATTACCAGAGCTGCTCAGGTTCCGCTGCTCTTCTACGGATGTTGCGAAGCTAGTTGCTCCCATTACACCTTCCGAAATCACACAAGCTTTGCAGTCTCTCCCTAAACGTAAAGCCTCTGGACCCGATGGATTTACCAAAGAGTTCTTTACAGCCGCTTGGCCTGTGCTTGGCAAGGACTTTATCACAGCCATTCAgtcgtttttcctgtttggtCTTCTACCAACGGGAGTCAATGCTACAATACTTGTTCTCATCCCGAAGAAGACTCCAGCTCTGAATATGAAGGACTACATGCCTATAGCATGCTGTAATCTCATGTATAAAGTGATTTCAAAAATCTTGGCTCAGCGACTCAAAGTTTTCCTCCCTAATGCTATCGAACCGAACCAAAGCGCGTTCGTTAAGGGTCGTTTGCTGCTTGAGTACGTACTACTGGCGACAGAGCTGGTCAATGGCTATCATAAGCCGCATGTTACAGACCGTAGCACCATTAAGCTCGACATTTCGAAAGCTTTTGACACGGTGTGTTGGAGTTTTATTACTGATGTGCTATGTGCGATGGGCCTTCCCAGTCAGTTTATATGTTGGATCTACCTCTGTATCTCCACGGCTTCCTTCTCAGTGGCAATAAATGGGGAACTAGCTGGTTTCTTTACGAGTGCTCGAGGAATCAGACAGGACTGCTCGCTCTCTCCCTACCTATATGTCATCATAAACAACGTGCTTTCCAACATGTTAAATCAGGCTGCAGTTGATGGAAAGTTTGGCTTCCATCCCAAATGTGAAAGAGTCCAGCTCACCCATCTTAGCTTTGCGGATGATATTCTCGTGTTTACGGATGGCAAAGAAGATTCGTTGAAGGGGGTGCTGGAAGTGATGGATCAGTTCGCAGGCATGTCAGGCCTTCAAATCAATGCCTCGAAGTCTTCAATTTTTGCTGCGAGGCCGAACAGTCACTTGCTCAACCAGACTGCGACAAAGAGAGGTATCAAGGTCGAGACACTGCCAATAAGATATCTAGGTATGCCTCTAACCTCGAAGGTCTGGAGCAAGACTGATTATGAACCATTAATTGACCAGCTCTGAAAGAAGTTTCTCTCTTGGACACATAGAGCGTTATCGTATGCGGGACGTCTGCAGCTTATCAAAACGGTTATTGTTAGTACTGTTAACTTCTGGAGTTCCGCATTCATATTTCCATCAGCCTGTTTTGATACCATTGAGAGCATGTGCAGCGCTTTCCTATGGTCTGGTTCTCCTACGGTTACCCATAAAGCGAAGGTCTCTTGGGAAGATGTTTGTTACCCTAAGCAAGAAGGAGGACTGGGATTGCGGAGATTTAGAGATACCTCTCGGGTTTTTGCTTTACGTCTGATCTGGCTGCTTTTCGCACAAACAGGTTCTTTTTGGGTAGCGTGGACTAAAGAGTATCTTCTAAAGCATGGTTCTTACTGGGATGCTAAGGAAGGCTCGCTTGGCTCTTGGGCCTGGCGAAAACTACTGAAAATGCGACCCTTGGCTTATGAATTTATGCGACATTAAGTGCACAATGGAAGATCAACTTTTTTTGGATCGATAATTGGCTGGGTACTGGCTCTCTATTGGATATGACTGGCGAGTCTGGTATCGGTTACTTGGGGGGGTTCCTAGGTCTGCCACAGTTTCAGATGCGGTTGGTGTGAATGGCTGGAAGATTCGAAATAGGGGACAGAGCCGTTACCCTGAAGTCTATGCAATATTGGCGGCGACAACTATGCCTTTTCACGGTTCAGAGGAGGATGTAGTCTTATGGCGCGCAGACGAAGATGAGTTTAATGCCTCTTTCTCCTCAGCTAAGACGTGGAGTTAcctgagagagaagagatgtgCAGTAACCTGGAGGAAGCTCACTTGGTTTTCTCAGGAAGTACCTCGCCATGCATTCATGGTATGTCTTGCTTTTAGAAATCGCCTCTATACAGAAGATCGAATGAGGAACTGGGGTATAGAGCAGTGTTGTGTGCTGTGTGGAGAGAAGAATGAAACAAGGGATCACTTGTATTTTGCATGTCCCTAATCGTTTACTGTCTGGCTGAAAACTGCAGGAAAGCTATTCGGAAATGCCATATCTCCTGAGTGGAATGATAATGCCGTGTCCTTGCTGCAGCCTGCACGGAGTTGGCTTGATACTGTGCTACGAAGGATGGTGTTTCAGACGGTTCTCTACTCTATCTGGAGAGAACGAAATTCAAGAAGGCATGGAGGTGTGTGGGTCACAACGGAGAAGATCTCTAGAAGCATTGACAAGCAAATTAGGAATCGGATAACATCTCTACGTTACGCTTGGGACCATCCACTGAAGGGGTTGATGGGACGATGGTTTGAAGTCAATTGAATTTAATTTGGCAAGACATCACTCATTCTTTGTTCATTCCTAATAGACTAGATTACATACCCCTCTACTTGTAAATGTGCTagtttgatcaataaatttgatattcaataaaaaaaataggtttggagataaaactttaaaaaagaaagacactaatttagttattgaaattttaaatgcaACTTTGTTAATGTAGATAACAAGAtcatgatatgtattttaagtgagtagcaaatgattttttccataattatatgtatattatctaattttgagcaatgtGCATcactaatataaatattttgaataaaatgagagaagtaaactagaaatatagggttaagtatatttatgtttggtt contains these protein-coding regions:
- the LOC106356230 gene encoding uncharacterized protein LOC106356230 isoform X1: MLSPVLASVSLEKLLECQSVAMLLLLKLRHLQLMTMMTWIILVTRLRRKRKLQRRGRLLRRTPRSPKRKNWYQLVTVSRSSRSCSHNIELTGPKFNRPKQFSICEEKVTIL
- the LOC106356230 gene encoding elongation factor 1-beta 2-like isoform X2; its protein translation is MLSPVLASGTIAFFPGKAVGVSIGCYAAPAQAEAPAADDDDDMDHFGDETEEEKKAAEEREATKKDTKKPKEKKLVPVGYGVKKLTIMLT
- the LOC106356230 gene encoding uncharacterized protein LOC106356230 isoform X3, whose protein sequence is MLSPVLASVSLEKLLECQSVAMLLLLKLRHLQLMTMMTWIILVTRLRRKRKLQRRGRLLRRTPRSPKRVDSHLCSWK
- the LOC106356230 gene encoding elongation factor 1-beta 2-like isoform X4; the encoded protein is MLSPVLASGTIAFFPGKAVGVSIGCYAAPAQAEAPAADDDDDMDHFGDETEEEKKAAEEREATKKDTKKPKESG
- the BNAC01G29360D gene encoding uncharacterized protein BNAC01G29360D, which gives rise to MVSWLMTLKAVLISSGVASVGVLLKVYVPMAVDFSVSQAPVLWSSLLSWLKPPYLYVLTNGIIITIVASSKYYRNSSHHGQEGDESASPRMLEVKDLNPDAQFSFVAAYPPSPKLEPEAFMAVVYDDHEEETEEEEIIDAVAMMEDESELKSVIMVENFDLVGSGGDEDAMLASANSNRMTESENLPPKDSRFGHRESVKASTKGGRRGVLRVTKPKQNDTLENTWKMIKEGKSTTLPRQLYRRSDTFSRGNSGEANPVYRKSETFRDRTNHYQSQVRKDPSLSQDELNRRVEAFIKKFNEDMKLQRMESLRQYKEITDHAV